A genomic window from Bacteroidetes bacterium SB0662_bin_6 includes:
- a CDS encoding sulfatase, translated as MRFWSFAFFTGLFCLLLAACGQPEERPNVLFIAVDDLNNDLGAYGHDLVRSPHIDRLAAQGMRFNRAYCQYPVCNPSRVSFLTGLYPEQTGALTNQDTFRVHIPEVATLPQWFRQHGYYVARVGKLFHYNVPLGIGTDGLDDSLSWDHVVNPRGIDREVHDRIHTLTPGQFGGTLSWLSLDDDEGEHTDALGASAAIALLEEHHAAQTGQPIFLAVGFYRPHTPYVAPRSYFEKYPLEDIHPVLEEPGDRDDIPVAALADRPKQRELTVEQRREIIQAYYASISFMDAQVGRLLDALERLDMADNTIVVFVSDHGYHLGHHGLWQKGDLFEGSVRVPLIVATPERRHAGAATEALTELVDLYPTLVELSGLPLPEHLAGQSMKPILEDPAHPGRPAALTVAWSRARWVHPEAFDEPVLGHTIRTPRFRYTEWNQGQSGVELYDYQEDPQEYDNLADNPEHAETMARLKQLLDEKRRAAQ; from the coding sequence ATGCGTTTTTGGTCCTTTGCATTTTTCACAGGCCTGTTCTGCCTGCTTCTTGCGGCGTGCGGCCAGCCTGAAGAGCGCCCCAATGTTCTGTTCATCGCGGTGGACGATCTCAACAACGATCTGGGCGCATACGGCCATGACTTGGTCCGGAGCCCCCACATTGACCGCCTCGCCGCCCAGGGGATGCGCTTCAACCGCGCGTACTGCCAGTATCCGGTCTGCAATCCCAGTCGCGTCAGCTTCCTGACTGGATTGTATCCCGAGCAAACCGGCGCGCTTACGAACCAGGATACCTTTCGGGTGCATATTCCCGAGGTCGCGACGCTGCCCCAATGGTTCCGGCAACACGGGTACTATGTCGCACGGGTCGGCAAGCTATTTCATTATAACGTACCCCTCGGAATCGGTACCGATGGCCTGGACGATTCGCTCTCGTGGGACCATGTCGTCAACCCGCGCGGGATCGACCGGGAAGTGCACGACCGGATTCATACCCTGACCCCGGGCCAGTTCGGGGGGACGCTGAGCTGGTTGAGTCTGGACGATGATGAGGGCGAACACACCGACGCTCTGGGGGCCAGCGCCGCCATCGCGTTGCTTGAGGAACATCACGCAGCGCAAACGGGCCAGCCGATTTTTCTGGCCGTGGGTTTTTACCGCCCGCACACGCCGTACGTAGCGCCTCGTTCCTACTTCGAAAAGTATCCCCTTGAGGACATTCATCCTGTGCTGGAAGAGCCCGGAGACCGGGACGACATTCCGGTGGCTGCGCTGGCCGACCGCCCCAAACAACGCGAACTGACGGTGGAGCAGCGCCGGGAGATCATCCAGGCCTATTATGCGTCGATCTCTTTCATGGATGCGCAGGTGGGCCGCTTGCTCGACGCCCTCGAGCGTCTGGACATGGCCGATAATACGATCGTCGTATTCGTGTCCGACCACGGGTACCATCTGGGCCATCATGGGCTATGGCAGAAAGGAGACCTGTTTGAAGGCTCCGTCCGGGTCCCGTTGATCGTGGCTACCCCGGAGCGCCGACACGCCGGCGCTGCTACCGAGGCGCTCACGGAACTGGTCGATCTGTATCCGACGCTGGTGGAACTGAGCGGCCTGCCGCTGCCGGAGCATCTGGCCGGTCAGAGCATGAAACCGATCCTTGAAGACCCTGCCCATCCCGGCAGGCCGGCCGCGCTGACGGTGGCTTGGAGCCGTGCTCGCTGGGTGCACCCTGAAGCGTTTGACGAGCCGGTCCTGGGGCACACCATCCGGACTCCGCGTTTCCGGTACACCGAATGGAATCAGGGACAGTCCGGCGTGGAGTTGTACGATTATCAGGAAGACCCGCAGGAATACGACAATCTCGCGGACAATCCGGAGCACGCCGAAACCATGGCCCGCCTGAAGCAATTGCTGGATGAAAAAAGGCGCGCGGCGCAATAG
- a CDS encoding penicillin acylase family protein, which produces MNPQQTAMPDSSGPVRRGKAIRRAVVWTLVCVLFLLGITVVGARWYLGTSIQPRSGAVELPGLSAPVTIAFDDWAVPRIRARNELDAVRAQGFLHASERLWQLEMYQRVAQGRLAELFGEPAIGADKLLRTLDFWGAAEREMATLPESMLDTLRAYAEGVNARLASWRGPWPPEFVILGIDPQPWSPQASLSISRSMTFDLSKWQGELDRIEALARLPEAHRPALTPRYPAWGPTILQDRPGESEASDGETGSAASVRNGKAVLPDAYRTRLAETAPAPRKPLDPLGLLAGLGLPASNSWALGPSRTADGHALLANDTHLNLRAPSTWYLNAISVEDSDHHVAGFSIPGAHSVVIGLSRHMAWGFTNASIDGADFIAETLSEDGRSYLDGSVWRPLEIRRELIGVRGREQPVEWNIRSTVRGPIITDVIPADGLDLSMLWTGFLEPGPFRTLVNMNHARAVEEMDVAARGFSQPHMNLIYASISGRLGYRLIGSVPLRPAGTVGATVLSPETWPQGWTELRDEDSMPAWIDPPSDYLITANNLQSWAVFGQIGQEYIPPFRARRIHDVLSHASEWTVNDMRSLQLDSRSLWSELTRQRAVDAARRIGAEELAAVLEDWDLTIEPRSLGPAPFFAWLYRLRALIAADELGEDAAFPAFAFVQMLEEGDAPGAQLALWADDVRTPEIETLAHWEEEAARTAAGLAEVRWGEARFERSAHPLGSVALLDRLFSFHVGPYPARGGPYTLRAADRASWSPLDSTSWSIPWIGEAGVSQRFVASMAPHAPRGYFFLPTGQSGNPLDRHYRDMAVRWAEGFLVEISPGEELASPEHLLELLPPKQ; this is translated from the coding sequence ATGAACCCGCAACAAACGGCTATGCCGGATTCTTCCGGGCCGGTTCGCCGGGGCAAGGCGATCCGCCGGGCCGTGGTATGGACGCTGGTTTGCGTGCTGTTCCTGCTCGGTATCACGGTGGTCGGCGCGCGCTGGTATCTGGGCACATCGATCCAGCCCCGGTCGGGCGCCGTGGAGTTGCCCGGCCTGTCCGCCCCGGTAACCATTGCCTTCGACGACTGGGCCGTTCCCCGCATCCGGGCCCGGAACGAACTCGACGCTGTACGGGCGCAGGGCTTTTTGCACGCTTCCGAGCGCTTGTGGCAACTCGAAATGTATCAACGGGTGGCGCAGGGACGCCTCGCCGAACTGTTCGGCGAGCCCGCCATCGGGGCCGACAAGCTGCTCCGGACCCTTGATTTTTGGGGAGCCGCCGAAAGGGAGATGGCCACGCTGCCGGAGTCCATGCTCGACACGCTCCGGGCCTATGCGGAGGGGGTAAACGCGCGGCTGGCGAGTTGGCGCGGCCCATGGCCGCCCGAGTTCGTGATTCTGGGTATCGATCCCCAACCGTGGAGTCCGCAGGCTTCGCTTTCCATCTCCCGGAGCATGACGTTCGATTTGTCGAAATGGCAGGGGGAACTGGATCGTATCGAGGCGCTTGCCCGTCTTCCCGAAGCGCACCGTCCCGCGCTGACGCCGCGTTATCCCGCCTGGGGCCCCACGATTTTGCAGGATCGTCCCGGTGAATCGGAGGCATCCGATGGCGAAACCGGGTCCGCAGCATCGGTACGGAACGGGAAAGCAGTCTTGCCCGATGCATATCGAACCCGTCTTGCGGAAACCGCGCCGGCCCCTCGCAAGCCGCTCGATCCCCTGGGCCTGCTTGCAGGGCTTGGTTTACCGGCGTCCAATTCGTGGGCGCTCGGCCCTTCCCGCACCGCGGACGGGCATGCGCTGCTTGCCAACGACACCCATCTAAATCTGCGGGCGCCCTCGACATGGTATCTGAATGCGATCTCCGTGGAAGATTCCGACCACCATGTGGCCGGTTTCTCGATTCCGGGAGCTCATAGCGTGGTCATAGGTCTCTCCCGGCACATGGCGTGGGGGTTCACCAATGCATCCATTGACGGCGCGGATTTCATTGCCGAGACCCTCAGCGAAGACGGTCGCAGCTACCTCGATGGTTCCGTCTGGCGTCCCCTCGAAATTCGCCGCGAGCTCATCGGAGTGCGCGGGCGGGAGCAGCCCGTGGAATGGAATATCCGCAGCACCGTGCGAGGACCGATTATTACCGACGTGATTCCTGCGGACGGGCTTGACCTGTCCATGCTCTGGACCGGGTTTCTGGAGCCGGGCCCTTTCCGGACGCTCGTGAATATGAATCATGCCCGTGCGGTGGAAGAGATGGATGTGGCCGCGCGCGGCTTCAGTCAGCCGCACATGAACCTCATCTATGCTTCCATATCGGGAAGATTGGGGTACCGCCTGATCGGTTCGGTTCCACTGCGTCCCGCCGGGACAGTCGGGGCAACCGTTTTGTCTCCTGAAACGTGGCCGCAGGGCTGGACGGAGCTCCGGGATGAGGATTCGATGCCTGCATGGATCGATCCGCCTTCCGATTATCTCATCACCGCCAACAACCTTCAGAGTTGGGCGGTATTCGGACAAATCGGACAGGAATATATCCCCCCGTTCCGGGCAAGACGTATTCATGATGTGCTTTCACATGCTTCGGAATGGACTGTGAACGACATGCGCAGCCTGCAACTGGATTCGCGGAGCCTGTGGTCTGAACTTACCCGGCAGCGGGCTGTGGACGCTGCCCGCCGTATCGGCGCGGAGGAACTTGCCGCTGTGCTTGAAGACTGGGATCTCACCATCGAGCCCCGGTCGCTCGGTCCCGCTCCGTTCTTCGCGTGGCTCTACCGCCTCCGCGCCCTGATCGCGGCGGACGAACTCGGAGAGGACGCTGCTTTTCCGGCGTTCGCTTTTGTGCAGATGCTTGAAGAAGGCGATGCGCCGGGCGCCCAGTTGGCGCTCTGGGCCGACGACGTGCGCACGCCCGAAATCGAAACCCTTGCACACTGGGAGGAAGAAGCGGCCCGTACGGCGGCAGGCCTTGCGGAGGTCCGCTGGGGGGAGGCGCGCTTCGAGCGCTCGGCCCATCCGCTGGGAAGCGTAGCGCTGCTCGACCGGCTTTTCTCGTTTCATGTCGGCCCGTATCCCGCCCGCGGCGGGCCCTACACGCTGCGGGCCGCCGACCGCGCCAGTTGGTCTCCGCTCGATTCCACCTCGTGGAGCATCCCGTGGATCGGGGAAGCCGGGGTTTCCCAGCGCTTCGTGGCCAGCATGGCGCCGCACGCGCCGCGCGGGTACTTTTTTCTTCCCACGGGCCAATCCGGCAATCCGCTGGACCGTCACTACCGGGACATGGCTGTACGCTGGGCCGAGGGTTTTCTGGTGGAAATTTCTCCCGGGGAGGAGCTGGCCTCTCCCGAGCATCTGCTGGAGCTTCTGCCTCCGAAACAATAA
- a CDS encoding DUF305 domain-containing protein, protein MGISGLYHRQTKGMKHLDRIAVLLIMLTTAACGSTGAMVTEQAEERAARPSTADLEALYWARQDSALTKFTEADTHFMTGMIAHHAQALIMSELAPSNGASPQVQTLAARIINAQQDEIDLMQQWLRDRGQPVPEVHITGINLMIHGAGDHAMHMHMPGMLSQEQLQELEAARGLDFDRLFLTYMIQHHAGAVYMVDELFSTDGAALDEAAFKLASGIHVDQVTEIARMELMLEQLPDAGEDS, encoded by the coding sequence ATGGGTATTTCCGGCTTGTACCACAGGCAAACAAAAGGCATGAAGCATCTTGACCGGATCGCTGTCCTGCTGATTATGCTTACCACGGCGGCCTGCGGCAGTACGGGCGCCATGGTCACGGAGCAAGCCGAGGAGCGGGCCGCCCGGCCCTCGACCGCCGACCTGGAGGCGCTCTACTGGGCGCGCCAGGACAGTGCGCTCACCAAATTTACGGAGGCCGACACCCACTTCATGACGGGCATGATTGCGCACCACGCGCAGGCCCTTATCATGTCGGAACTGGCGCCTTCCAATGGCGCGAGCCCGCAGGTGCAGACGCTGGCCGCCCGTATCATCAATGCGCAGCAGGACGAGATCGATCTCATGCAGCAATGGCTCCGCGATCGCGGTCAGCCGGTGCCCGAAGTCCACATCACGGGCATAAACCTGATGATACACGGCGCCGGCGATCACGCTATGCACATGCACATGCCCGGAATGCTCTCGCAGGAGCAACTGCAGGAACTCGAGGCGGCCCGGGGGCTGGATTTCGACCGGCTTTTTCTGACCTACATGATTCAGCACCACGCCGGGGCGGTGTATATGGTCGACGAACTCTTCAGTACGGACGGGGCTGCACTGGATGAGGCGGCGTTTAAACTCGCTTCGGGCATTCACGTAGATCAGGTTACCGAGATCGCCCGCATGGAACTCATGCTTGAACAGTTGCCCGATGCCGGCGAGGATAGCTGA